One genomic segment of Thalassospiraceae bacterium LMO-SO8 includes these proteins:
- a CDS encoding PfkB family carbohydrate kinase, with product MTAEFFEKYQFKLKTAAELRGLIGSFPRENKVIMCHGVFDVVHPGHVRHLAYAKTKADILIASITADRHIKKGTYRPHVPERLRALNLAAFEMVDYVMIDENAKPLENLQALQPDFFAKGFEYTSGGLPAATQEEADIVESYGGGMIFTPGDIVYSSSRLIELAPPNIQMEKLLTLLHTHNLGFADLRATLDKMRGFRVHVVGDTIVDSYTRTSLIGGQTKTPTFSVLYQGKDDYIGGAGIVAQHLNAAGADVTFSTVLGKDALADFVIDGLKAAGIKVNAITDETRPTTNKNAIIAGGYRLLKVDTLDNRSISEGILEQLTSKITGTETDAVVFSDFRHGIFNHWTVPQLTSAIPHDVYRVADSQVASRWGNITEFKNFDLVTPNEREARFALGDQDSTVGALASALVSANACKLLILKLGDRGAFVSRPKAGTEDEGNYFSVDSFAHNIADAVGAGDALLSYATMAMLATGNEVIAGILGSMAAACECEIDGNVPIRPGDVLARIDQVEKAAGYGG from the coding sequence ATGACCGCTGAGTTTTTTGAAAAGTACCAATTCAAGCTGAAGACCGCCGCGGAACTGCGCGGCCTGATTGGTTCGTTCCCGCGCGAGAACAAGGTGATCATGTGTCACGGCGTGTTCGACGTCGTGCACCCTGGACACGTCCGGCATCTGGCTTATGCCAAAACCAAGGCCGATATTCTCATCGCCTCGATCACCGCCGACAGGCACATCAAGAAGGGCACCTACAGACCGCACGTCCCCGAACGCCTGCGCGCCCTCAACCTCGCCGCGTTCGAGATGGTCGACTACGTGATGATCGACGAGAATGCGAAGCCGCTTGAGAACCTTCAGGCGTTGCAGCCTGATTTCTTCGCCAAGGGGTTCGAGTACACCTCGGGCGGCCTTCCGGCGGCGACGCAGGAAGAAGCCGACATCGTCGAAAGCTATGGCGGCGGCATGATCTTCACGCCAGGCGACATCGTCTATTCATCGTCGCGCCTGATCGAACTGGCCCCGCCGAACATCCAGATGGAAAAGCTGCTGACGCTTCTCCACACCCATAACCTGGGGTTCGCCGACCTGCGGGCGACGCTGGACAAGATGCGCGGCTTCCGCGTCCATGTCGTCGGCGACACCATCGTCGACAGCTATACCCGCACCTCGCTGATCGGCGGCCAGACCAAGACGCCGACCTTCAGCGTGCTTTACCAGGGCAAGGACGATTACATCGGCGGCGCCGGCATCGTCGCGCAGCACCTGAACGCGGCCGGCGCGGACGTCACCTTTTCGACCGTCCTCGGGAAGGACGCACTCGCCGATTTTGTGATCGACGGCCTAAAAGCGGCCGGCATCAAGGTCAACGCCATCACCGATGAGACCCGCCCGACGACCAACAAGAACGCCATCATCGCCGGCGGATACCGGCTGTTGAAGGTCGATACCCTGGACAATCGTTCGATTTCCGAAGGCATTCTCGAACAACTGACCTCGAAGATCACGGGCACGGAAACCGACGCCGTCGTGTTCAGCGATTTCCGGCACGGCATCTTCAATCACTGGACCGTGCCGCAGTTAACCAGTGCCATTCCGCACGATGTCTATCGCGTGGCCGACAGCCAGGTCGCCAGCCGTTGGGGCAACATTACCGAGTTCAAGAACTTCGATCTGGTCACGCCCAATGAACGGGAAGCTCGGTTTGCGCTGGGCGATCAGGATTCCACCGTCGGCGCGCTGGCCAGCGCCCTGGTTTCCGCCAACGCATGTAAACTCCTAATTCTCAAACTCGGCGACCGCGGCGCGTTCGTTTCCCGGCCCAAGGCCGGCACAGAGGATGAGGGCAACTATTTCTCCGTCGACAGTTTCGCCCACAACATCGCAGATGCTGTCGGCGCGGGCGATGCGCTGCTGTCCTACGCAACCATGGCCATGCTGGCGACCGGCAACGAGGTCATCGCCGGAATCCTCGGCTCCATGGCCGCGGCCTGCGAATGCGAGATTGACGGCAACGTGCCGATCCGTCCGGGTGACGTGCTCGCCCGCATCGACCAGGTCGAAAAAGCTGCCGGGTACGGCGGCTGA
- a CDS encoding transaldolase, with protein sequence MPDVNDLTIKLFADGADLDGMIKMYANPLIKGFTTNPTLMRKAGVEDYEAFAREVLKAIPDRPVSFEVFADDLPTMAAQARVIAAWGDNVNVKIPVTTTKGEFTGPIIEKLSAEGVQLNVTAVFSLNQVRAITDALDTEAPAIISVFAGRIADTGLDPMPLMAEALKIMAAKPKAELLWASPRELLNVIQADQVGCHIITATNDLLGKLGGIGKDLEVFSRETVQMFYGDATAAGYTIATPADAAAE encoded by the coding sequence ATGCCGGACGTCAATGACCTGACCATCAAGCTTTTCGCCGACGGCGCCGATCTGGACGGCATGATCAAGATGTACGCCAACCCGCTGATCAAAGGCTTCACCACCAACCCGACTTTGATGCGCAAGGCAGGGGTAGAAGACTATGAAGCCTTCGCCCGCGAGGTGCTAAAGGCCATTCCGGACCGCCCGGTCAGCTTCGAAGTATTCGCCGACGACCTGCCGACCATGGCCGCGCAGGCGCGGGTCATCGCCGCCTGGGGCGACAACGTGAACGTCAAAATTCCCGTCACCACAACCAAGGGCGAATTCACCGGCCCGATCATTGAGAAACTGTCGGCCGAAGGTGTGCAGTTGAACGTTACCGCCGTGTTCTCGCTGAACCAGGTGCGCGCCATCACGGATGCCCTGGATACGGAGGCCCCGGCCATCATCTCCGTTTTCGCCGGACGGATCGCCGACACGGGTCTCGACCCCATGCCGTTAATGGCCGAGGCGCTGAAGATCATGGCCGCCAAGCCCAAGGCGGAACTCCTGTGGGCCAGCCCCCGTGAATTGCTGAACGTCATCCAGGCAGATCAGGTCGGCTGCCACATCATCACCGCGACCAATGACCTTCTCGGCAAGCTCGGCGGCATCGGCAAGGACCTGGAGGTCTTCAGCCGAGAAACCGTCCAAATGTTCTACGGCGACGCCACCGCCGCCGGCTACACCATCGCCACGCCCGCCGACGCGGCCGCCGAATAA
- a CDS encoding dTDP-glucose 4,6-dehydratase — MRNILLTGGAGFIGSHVLDLLVDAYPDAVITVLDRMTYAADFENISHLLDREKRTLVVGNVTDLQLCTRLTRDVDCVIHAAAESHVDNSFGNSIEFTLSNTLGTHTLLEAARINQTPLLVHVSTDEVYGEVLEGKSRESDSLDPSNPYSASKAGAEMIVRSYQYSFSMPIITARANNIFGARQYPEKIVPKFTMQLLSGQNLTVHGNGMNTRHYLAAQDFARALLTLIESGRTGEIYNIGTTHELTNLEVAAMLCSQFGVDPKSVVSFIDDRPFNDRRYSVDTSKIGALGWAPTITLEDALPQIVDWYRNNQHRYRHLFYQAT, encoded by the coding sequence ATGCGTAATATTCTATTGACCGGAGGGGCCGGATTCATCGGCTCACATGTGCTCGACCTGCTTGTCGACGCCTATCCAGACGCTGTGATCACGGTACTCGACCGCATGACCTATGCGGCCGACTTCGAGAACATCTCCCATCTGCTCGATCGCGAGAAGCGGACGCTGGTCGTCGGAAACGTCACGGATCTACAGTTATGCACGCGCCTTACCCGCGATGTGGATTGCGTGATCCATGCCGCGGCGGAAAGCCATGTCGACAATTCCTTCGGCAACTCAATCGAATTCACGTTGTCCAACACGCTGGGCACTCACACTCTGCTTGAAGCCGCCCGCATCAACCAGACTCCCCTGCTCGTTCATGTCAGTACGGACGAGGTTTACGGCGAGGTTCTGGAAGGCAAGTCTCGGGAGAGCGACTCCCTGGACCCTAGCAATCCCTACTCGGCCTCAAAAGCCGGTGCGGAGATGATCGTTCGGAGCTATCAATACTCCTTTTCCATGCCGATCATCACCGCCCGCGCGAACAATATCTTCGGCGCCCGTCAGTACCCCGAAAAGATCGTGCCCAAGTTCACCATGCAGTTGCTGTCCGGCCAGAACCTGACGGTCCACGGAAATGGCATGAACACGCGCCATTATCTCGCCGCCCAGGATTTCGCGCGGGCACTTCTGACATTGATCGAAAGCGGCAGGACCGGAGAGATCTATAACATTGGGACGACACATGAATTGACCAACCTGGAAGTCGCCGCGATGCTCTGCAGTCAGTTCGGCGTCGATCCGAAATCGGTCGTTTCATTCATCGACGACAGGCCGTTCAACGACCGGCGGTATTCCGTAGACACGTCAAAGATAGGCGCACTCGGCTGGGCACCCACAATCACGCTGGAGGATGCCCTGCCGCAGATCGTGGATTGGTATCGGAACAATCAGCACCGCTATCGGCACTTGTTCTATCAGGCGACCTAG
- a CDS encoding SDR family oxidoreductase, translating to MPNAFNHVLITGGAGYVGSLLAPQLLARGYKVTVFDIMYYGDDFLPKDNPNLRIVKGDIRDTAALRAALDGVDAVISLACISNDASFELDENLSTSVNLDAFEPMVIAAKEAGVKRFIFASSSSVYGVSDSPDVTEDHPLVPLTLYNKYKGMCEPLLFKHQSDDFVCVTIRPATLCGYAPRQRLDVSVNILTNHAVTNGKITVFGGSQMRPNLHVQDMCDCYEMLLDLPDGKIAGETFNVAFQNMSIMQLAEIVKKVVQEEFPEKGDIDIVTTPTDDIRSYHVNSDKITRMLGFSPKYNIEDAVRGLCRAFRNGDLPNSMDDDKYFNVRRMKALNAA from the coding sequence ATGCCCAACGCCTTCAACCACGTCCTGATCACCGGCGGCGCCGGATACGTCGGCAGCCTTCTGGCGCCGCAGTTGCTCGCCCGGGGATACAAGGTCACCGTGTTCGACATCATGTATTACGGCGACGACTTCCTGCCCAAGGACAACCCCAACCTCCGCATCGTCAAAGGCGACATCCGCGACACGGCGGCGCTCAGGGCCGCGCTCGACGGTGTCGACGCCGTCATCAGCCTGGCCTGCATTTCCAACGACGCCAGCTTCGAACTGGACGAAAACCTGTCGACCTCGGTCAACCTGGACGCCTTCGAGCCCATGGTGATCGCCGCCAAGGAGGCGGGGGTGAAGCGCTTCATCTTCGCCTCGTCCTCATCCGTCTACGGCGTGTCTGACTCCCCGGACGTGACCGAGGACCACCCCCTGGTGCCGCTGACCCTCTACAACAAGTACAAGGGCATGTGCGAGCCGCTGTTGTTCAAGCATCAGTCCGACGACTTCGTCTGCGTCACCATCCGCCCGGCGACCCTGTGTGGGTACGCGCCGCGCCAGCGCCTGGACGTGTCGGTCAACATCCTGACCAACCATGCCGTGACCAACGGCAAGATCACCGTGTTCGGCGGATCGCAGATGCGCCCGAACCTGCATGTCCAGGACATGTGCGATTGCTATGAAATGCTGCTCGACCTGCCCGACGGCAAGATCGCCGGCGAGACCTTCAACGTCGCCTTCCAGAACATGAGCATCATGCAACTGGCCGAAATCGTGAAAAAGGTCGTCCAGGAAGAGTTTCCCGAAAAGGGCGATATCGACATCGTCACCACGCCGACCGACGACATCCGCTCCTACCACGTCAATTCGGACAAGATCACCCGCATGCTCGGCTTCTCGCCGAAATACAACATCGAAGACGCGGTGCGCGGCCTGTGCCGGGCCTTCCGCAACGGCGACCTGCCCAACAGCATGGACGACGACAAGTACTTCAACGTCCGCCGCATGAAGGCGCTCAACGCAGCATGA
- a CDS encoding methyltransferase domain-containing protein, which produces MFRADRDAEIAARRQRLARVADLLACPTCGTGINVTDHNCHCPACPADYPVRDGRIYFVEPQSAGDDFDDIKSRLRNVIGRHYRTVVDIVAPDFPVRRRRELRKAFDVTDHIVIDCGSGSQRIDPNVITLDFSDYAAVDIVCDICARLPFRDGSLDGATSWGVIEHLAAPDSLVSELARCIKRGGKTVHMVPFLYHFHSSPHDYHRYTNQGLAVLFRDFRVLETRNVSGPVSYFLLGLVEFGSIVLSFGNDRIKSGAYLLLCALTFPVKILDWPFINRKAFEGMAPCLLVVAEKDRA; this is translated from the coding sequence ATGTTCCGCGCTGACCGTGACGCGGAAATCGCCGCGCGCAGGCAGCGCCTTGCACGTGTCGCCGATCTGCTGGCCTGTCCGACATGTGGAACAGGGATTAATGTAACCGATCACAATTGTCACTGTCCGGCCTGTCCGGCTGATTATCCTGTGCGGGATGGGCGCATCTATTTCGTCGAGCCGCAGAGCGCCGGCGACGATTTCGACGACATAAAAAGCCGGTTGCGCAACGTCATTGGGCGCCATTACCGGACCGTCGTGGATATCGTCGCGCCCGACTTTCCCGTGCGCCGCCGACGCGAGCTTCGGAAGGCCTTCGACGTCACGGACCACATCGTCATCGACTGCGGATCGGGAAGCCAGCGGATCGATCCGAACGTGATAACGCTCGATTTCTCCGATTACGCGGCCGTTGATATCGTCTGCGACATCTGCGCGCGCCTGCCGTTCAGGGACGGCTCGCTCGATGGGGCGACGTCGTGGGGCGTGATCGAACATCTTGCCGCGCCGGACAGCCTTGTGTCAGAACTCGCGCGATGCATCAAGCGGGGCGGAAAGACGGTTCATATGGTGCCGTTTCTCTATCATTTCCATTCATCGCCCCATGATTACCATCGGTACACGAACCAAGGTCTGGCGGTTCTGTTCAGGGATTTTCGGGTGCTCGAAACGCGAAACGTCTCGGGTCCGGTATCTTACTTTCTGCTCGGCCTTGTCGAATTCGGCTCGATCGTCCTGAGTTTCGGCAATGATCGAATCAAGAGCGGCGCCTATTTGCTTTTGTGCGCGCTCACCTTTCCGGTCAAGATTCTCGACTGGCCATTTATCAATCGCAAGGCATTCGAAGGTATGGCCCCGTGCCTTCTGGTCGTCGCGGAAAAAGATCGCGCGTGA
- a CDS encoding GtrA family protein, whose amino-acid sequence MSASSTNPATAERDGAFDYRFISAVLRVRRMDMRELMRFAATGGVSAGVYAMVLALLLHQTAAHTAAAAAYVAAMSVNYLMQRVWTFRSTRRHREALPRYLMTHAGGILLNSTILHICVDLQNYPILPVQVGALLIVAGWSFLLQKAWVFHSKAKP is encoded by the coding sequence GTGTCGGCATCCTCTACCAACCCGGCAACGGCCGAACGTGACGGCGCGTTCGACTACCGCTTCATCAGTGCTGTCCTTCGAGTGCGCCGGATGGACATGAGGGAGCTCATGCGTTTCGCGGCGACCGGCGGCGTCTCGGCCGGGGTCTATGCCATGGTGCTGGCACTACTTCTTCACCAGACGGCGGCCCATACAGCGGCGGCGGCGGCATACGTCGCGGCCATGTCAGTGAACTACTTGATGCAGCGCGTCTGGACCTTCCGAAGCACGCGCCGCCACAGAGAGGCCCTGCCCCGTTATCTGATGACGCACGCGGGCGGTATATTGTTGAATTCAACCATTCTTCACATCTGTGTTGATCTGCAGAACTACCCGATTCTGCCCGTGCAGGTCGGCGCGCTTCTGATCGTCGCAGGCTGGAGCTTTCTTCTTCAGAAGGCCTGGGTCTTTCATTCAAAAGCGAAACCCTGA
- a CDS encoding GDP-mannose 4,6-dehydratase: MTPKPTAVVTGGAGFIGSHMVDVLLERGYAVRVIDDFSGGHERNLAHLAGNPDLAVEHADIRGLTPGSALFEDARFVFHFAGIGDIVPSIEKPIDYMDINVQGTVKVLECARAAGVEKLVYAASSSCYGLADVPTREDHPIDPKYPYALSKYQGEQAALHWHKVYGLPVNSVRIFNAYGTRVRTTGAYGAVFGVFFKQKLAGKPFTVVGDGTQGRDFLYVTDVARAFLAAAETERTGEIYNLGAGNPQTVNRLVELLGGEVVYIPKRPGEPDCTWADISKITSELGWAPQVSFEDGVGRMTAEIENWRDAPLWDPASIEQATKTWFQYMAPTDKT; the protein is encoded by the coding sequence ATGACGCCCAAACCCACCGCCGTTGTCACCGGGGGCGCCGGGTTCATCGGCAGCCATATGGTCGACGTGCTGCTGGAACGCGGTTACGCCGTGCGCGTGATCGACGACTTCTCCGGCGGTCACGAACGCAACCTGGCGCATCTCGCGGGCAATCCCGACCTCGCCGTCGAACATGCCGATATCCGCGGCCTCACGCCGGGGTCGGCGCTGTTCGAAGATGCCCGCTTCGTGTTCCATTTCGCCGGCATCGGCGACATCGTGCCGTCCATCGAAAAGCCCATCGACTACATGGACATCAACGTCCAGGGAACGGTGAAGGTTCTGGAGTGCGCGCGCGCGGCCGGCGTCGAAAAGCTGGTCTATGCGGCGTCCTCGTCCTGTTACGGCCTGGCCGACGTGCCGACCCGCGAAGACCATCCCATCGACCCCAAATACCCCTATGCGCTGAGCAAGTACCAGGGCGAACAGGCGGCGCTGCACTGGCACAAGGTCTACGGCCTGCCGGTCAATTCGGTCCGCATCTTCAACGCCTACGGCACCCGCGTCCGCACCACGGGTGCGTACGGCGCCGTGTTCGGCGTGTTCTTCAAACAAAAACTGGCCGGCAAGCCCTTCACCGTGGTCGGCGACGGCACCCAGGGCCGTGACTTTCTTTATGTCACCGACGTCGCCCGCGCGTTCCTGGCGGCGGCGGAAACGGAACGCACGGGCGAGATCTACAACCTTGGCGCGGGCAATCCGCAGACGGTCAATCGCCTGGTCGAGCTTTTGGGCGGCGAGGTCGTCTATATCCCCAAACGCCCGGGTGAGCCGGACTGCACCTGGGCCGACATCAGCAAGATAACAAGTGAACTGGGCTGGGCGCCCCAGGTGTCATTCGAAGACGGCGTCGGCCGCATGACCGCCGAGATCGAGAACTGGCGCGATGCCCCGTTGTGGGATCCGGCAAGCATCGAACAGGCGACCAAAACCTGGTTCCAATACATGGCCCCGACGGACAAGACATGA
- a CDS encoding methyltransferase domain-containing protein translates to MRIVIERLLLPVTFPVMRFVKDQLFLHRLANDALPPSPFAALLIFCARGCTHLARTYRRAFDDYALRRYSRFVKRHYGKEGRGYFSYDGLSDKDKAALYGQPDGRIRRFIETFPDLLGYRDGDSFFDAGCGRGQNVKVLRELFPNSPVLAKDISAEAVSVIGLAVASPLVTTGTVDLSDPASFADLGDGAYDHVVISHVLSVILGDGLEETRSLRQRIITDLVRVARKSLLIIDGPAIVADREGFQIEQMDRGWFAGSIRPYFAQADGRIITLQEGGSVGILYQPGNGRT, encoded by the coding sequence ATGCGCATCGTGATCGAGCGATTACTGCTTCCCGTCACGTTTCCCGTCATGCGTTTTGTAAAAGATCAGTTGTTCCTCCACCGACTTGCGAACGACGCGCTTCCACCGTCGCCTTTTGCCGCACTTTTGATCTTCTGTGCCCGCGGGTGCACCCATCTCGCCCGCACCTATCGGCGTGCGTTCGACGACTACGCGCTGCGCCGCTACTCACGCTTCGTGAAACGTCATTACGGCAAGGAAGGGCGCGGGTACTTTTCCTACGATGGCTTGTCGGACAAGGACAAGGCGGCCCTCTACGGTCAACCCGACGGGCGCATCCGCAGATTCATCGAGACCTTTCCGGATCTGCTTGGCTACCGCGACGGTGACAGTTTCTTCGACGCCGGATGCGGACGGGGCCAGAACGTCAAGGTCCTGCGCGAGCTGTTTCCGAACTCGCCGGTCCTGGCCAAGGACATCAGCGCCGAAGCGGTCAGCGTCATCGGCCTCGCGGTCGCTTCGCCGCTCGTCACGACCGGCACGGTCGATCTCTCGGACCCGGCCTCGTTCGCCGACCTCGGCGATGGCGCCTATGACCACGTCGTCATCTCTCATGTGCTCTCTGTCATCCTAGGAGACGGACTTGAAGAGACCCGAAGCCTACGGCAGCGGATCATCACGGACCTCGTCCGGGTCGCGCGAAAGTCGCTGCTGATCATCGACGGTCCGGCCATCGTCGCCGACAGAGAGGGTTTCCAAATCGAACAGATGGATCGGGGCTGGTTCGCCGGGTCCATAAGGCCGTATTTTGCCCAGGCCGATGGACGGATCATCACCCTTCAAGAAGGCGGCAGTGTCGGCATCCTCTACCAACCCGGCAACGGCCGAACGTGA
- a CDS encoding glycosyltransferase family 2 protein: MTAPESNRKSPEAAAGRPPRLSVVAPCYNEEGNLDALEARVMAACTAAVGDDFEIILVDDGSRDSTWRMIQEKSGRNRHIRGISLSRNFGHQIALSAGLDACTGDWVFVIDADLQDPPELLSDMLKLGEEGADVVYGRRRNRPGDSIARKLAAAAFYRILNALSDFHIPADTGDFRLMSRRVMDALMQMPERHRYIRGMVSWVGFRQVPILYDRDPRAVGVTGYNFRRLISFAIDAIVGFSDKPLRLASQLGILIIALGGAAIVFLIYLWLFSQVEAPGWISLMATVLFLGGLNLLFLGLIGEYVGRTFEQAKNRPLYIVAGRTGAQDDGR; encoded by the coding sequence ATGACCGCGCCCGAATCCAATAGAAAATCGCCGGAGGCGGCAGCCGGACGCCCGCCCAGGCTGTCGGTCGTCGCGCCATGCTACAACGAAGAGGGCAATCTCGACGCCCTTGAGGCGCGTGTGATGGCTGCCTGCACGGCGGCGGTCGGTGACGACTTCGAGATCATCCTAGTCGACGACGGATCCCGCGATTCGACCTGGCGTATGATCCAGGAGAAATCGGGACGCAACCGTCATATCCGGGGGATTTCCTTGTCGCGGAATTTTGGACACCAGATCGCGTTGAGCGCGGGGCTCGACGCGTGCACCGGCGACTGGGTCTTCGTCATCGACGCCGATCTTCAGGACCCGCCCGAACTTCTCTCCGACATGCTGAAGCTCGGCGAAGAAGGCGCGGACGTCGTGTACGGCAGGCGGCGCAACCGACCTGGGGATTCGATCGCACGGAAGCTGGCGGCGGCCGCCTTCTACCGGATACTGAATGCGTTGTCGGACTTCCACATTCCTGCGGATACAGGCGATTTTCGTCTGATGAGCCGCCGCGTCATGGACGCTCTCATGCAGATGCCCGAACGGCACCGCTACATCCGCGGCATGGTCAGCTGGGTTGGGTTCCGTCAGGTTCCTATCCTTTATGACCGGGATCCCCGCGCCGTTGGCGTGACGGGATACAATTTCCGCCGCCTTATCAGCTTTGCGATCGACGCCATCGTCGGGTTCTCAGACAAGCCGCTGCGGTTGGCCTCGCAATTGGGAATTCTCATCATCGCGCTTGGGGGGGCCGCGATCGTTTTTCTGATCTATCTATGGCTGTTCAGCCAGGTCGAAGCACCGGGATGGATCAGCCTAATGGCGACGGTTCTGTTCCTTGGCGGCCTCAATCTTCTTTTCCTGGGCCTGATCGGCGAGTACGTCGGCCGCACCTTCGAACAGGCCAAGAACAGGCCTCTATACATTGTGGCCGGACGCACGGGCGCGCAGGACGACGGGCGCTAA
- a CDS encoding HAD family hydrolase: MPPVETTNKAVFLDRDGVLSRSDVRGGKPYAPARLEDFEMLPDAPGALRNLKQDGYTLIVVTNQPDVGNGLVDRAVVERMNARLTGALPIDSVKVCYHGQAEGCACRKPKPGMLLDAADELGIDLAASFMVGDRWSDIDAGRAAGCRTVFIDRGYGERRPETQDFTAASMGEAADLIRTAAHP, translated from the coding sequence ATGCCCCCCGTTGAAACAACCAACAAGGCCGTGTTCCTCGACCGCGACGGCGTGCTGTCCCGCTCCGACGTACGTGGCGGCAAGCCTTATGCGCCGGCCCGACTCGAGGACTTCGAGATGCTGCCGGACGCGCCGGGCGCGCTGCGCAACCTCAAGCAGGACGGATACACGTTGATCGTCGTGACCAACCAGCCCGACGTCGGCAACGGCCTTGTCGACCGCGCTGTCGTCGAACGCATGAACGCGCGCCTCACCGGCGCGTTGCCGATCGATTCGGTCAAGGTCTGCTATCATGGTCAGGCGGAAGGCTGCGCGTGCCGCAAACCAAAGCCGGGCATGCTGCTGGATGCGGCAGATGAACTCGGCATCGATCTCGCCGCCAGCTTCATGGTCGGCGACCGCTGGAGTGATATCGACGCCGGCCGCGCCGCCGGCTGTCGGACTGTGTTCATCGATCGCGGCTACGGTGAAAGGCGCCCGGAGACCCAGGATTTCACCGCTGCATCCATGGGCGAAGCCGCAGACCTGATCCGCACCGCCGCCCACCCCTGA
- a CDS encoding class I SAM-dependent methyltransferase — protein sequence MPKTDEFDHHAHEYADSINQSIEFSGCDHAFFTALKATEISNLLDAAGMAAAPCVLDIGCGVGAIHPHLRAVRRDIDLVGVDVSQASIDLALQRCPDSRFLRYDGRRLPFDDGTFDAAYAICVLHHVPPADRSAFTAELSRVVRPDGLGIVIEHNPLNPVTRHVVNTCDMDRNAILLRSGECTGLLEGAGFAGVDTRFIAFLPFKSTWARSVERLMARVPLGAQFITHGRKTEAD from the coding sequence GTGCCGAAGACCGATGAGTTCGACCACCACGCACATGAATACGCGGATTCGATCAATCAGAGCATCGAGTTTTCCGGCTGCGACCATGCGTTCTTCACGGCCCTCAAGGCAACCGAAATTTCCAATCTCCTGGACGCCGCGGGCATGGCAGCGGCACCCTGCGTGCTGGATATTGGATGCGGCGTCGGAGCCATTCATCCGCACCTGCGCGCTGTCCGTCGGGACATCGACCTAGTCGGGGTCGACGTTTCCCAGGCGTCCATCGATTTGGCGTTGCAGCGCTGCCCGGACAGCCGGTTCCTGCGGTACGACGGGCGGCGTCTTCCATTCGACGATGGCACGTTCGACGCCGCATATGCGATCTGCGTCCTGCACCACGTGCCGCCAGCTGACCGCTCGGCATTCACCGCCGAGTTAAGTAGGGTGGTCCGACCCGATGGACTGGGCATCGTCATCGAGCACAATCCGCTCAATCCCGTGACCCGCCATGTCGTTAACACCTGCGACATGGACCGCAACGCGATCTTGCTTCGATCAGGGGAATGCACGGGCCTTCTGGAAGGCGCGGGTTTCGCTGGCGTCGACACTCGCTTTATTGCGTTTCTTCCCTTCAAGTCCACCTGGGCGCGGAGCGTGGAGCGCCTGATGGCTCGCGTCCCCCTGGGCGCCCAGTTCATCACCCATGGCCGAAAAACAGAGGCTGACTGA
- a CDS encoding SDR family oxidoreductase, with product MPMRKPAVLVAGQSSFLARHFIAAASDRLSVTGIDRIDTTSLGDATFDVAVNFACEPGYYTNEYAAAVDLDRILADGLRGRIGHYVMLSSRVVYGRTERLCISETSMTDPQSPYARNKSETERRLLDDPSLTVSILRLANVFGQEQGRRTFSGQALASLRRAGQVVLDISPDTRRDFLPVGDFARILVMIAAQPPGGILNVGSGVPTRVGDMADWFVAGYGSGRVTTTGDRRKDEFCLDIARLAKIVGDVTSPGRIKGAAIEAGRGLRHA from the coding sequence ATGCCGATGCGGAAGCCCGCCGTTCTGGTCGCCGGCCAATCCAGCTTTCTCGCGCGCCATTTCATTGCCGCCGCCAGCGACCGATTGTCGGTTACCGGCATCGACCGCATCGACACGACATCCCTCGGTGACGCGACTTTCGACGTCGCGGTCAACTTCGCCTGCGAACCCGGCTATTACACCAACGAGTACGCCGCCGCCGTCGACCTCGACCGCATTCTCGCGGACGGCCTGCGTGGGCGAATCGGACACTATGTCATGCTGAGTTCGCGCGTTGTATACGGACGGACAGAGCGCCTCTGCATTTCAGAAACCAGTATGACCGACCCCCAATCGCCCTACGCCCGTAACAAGTCCGAGACGGAGCGGCGACTGCTCGACGATCCCAGCCTTACCGTCTCGATCCTGCGCCTCGCCAATGTGTTCGGACAGGAGCAGGGCCGCAGGACGTTCTCAGGACAGGCTTTGGCCTCCCTGAGAAGAGCGGGGCAAGTCGTGCTCGACATTTCACCCGATACCCGTCGCGACTTCCTCCCCGTCGGTGATTTCGCCCGGATTCTCGTAATGATCGCGGCGCAGCCCCCCGGAGGCATCCTCAATGTTGGATCGGGCGTACCGACGCGTGTTGGCGACATGGCTGACTGGTTCGTCGCGGGATACGGATCAGGCCGCGTCACGACAACAGGTGACCGACGCAAGGATGAATTTTGCCTTGATATAGCGCGGCTGGCGAAGATAGTCGGCGACGTGACGTCGCCCGGCCGGATCAAAGGGGCGGCGATAGAGGCGGGACGGGGGCTAAGACATGCGTAA